The following are encoded together in the Lactuca sativa cultivar Salinas chromosome 1, Lsat_Salinas_v11, whole genome shotgun sequence genome:
- the LOC111876240 gene encoding demethylepipodophyllotoxin synthase: MSFPAIFTVLAGIFSLILILRFVFTRKTGDVKAPPRAAGALPIIGHLHLLSGEGGLPHRVLASLGKMYGPIFTLNLGAHEALVVNSAEMARECYTTNDKSFADRPRSAAVELLGYNFASFGFVPYGPYWRGLRKIAVLDLLSPSRLRMLSHVRTSEVKFLMNDLYKVWAEGKGSTGKVVVEEMEKRFETLVFNVVLRMIAGRRYTTGDKEGDHVKNTIKDYVHELGTVVVGDVIPWLRWLDFSFHRKVKKTAEEYDVIMEDWLREQREKMSSGKPVDPKDEVFVASLLTRLNSEQDKDLSVFDKGTIVKATCSTIIGGAADTTTVALTWTLALLVNHPEVLKKAHEEIETHVGRERVVEESDLKNFVYLNAVIKESLRLYPPGAIIAPHQTVEDCIVAGYKVKKGTRLMVNLWNIQRDPEFWPQPEEYKPERFLTTQKDIDVWGQSYEFFPFSSGRRTCPGIGLAVQSMQLTLATLLQGFDFETPTGEPTDMSEHYPGMITSKATPLSVLISPRLAPNLYN, encoded by the exons ATGTCTTTCCCTGCGATATTTACAGTACTTGCTGGCATCTTCTCTCTTATATTAATCCTCCGTTTCGTGTTTACGAGAAAGACCGGAGATGTGAAAGCACCTCCGCGAGCAGCGGGAGCGTTGCCAATAATCGGGCACCTTCATCTTCTTAGCGGCGAAGGTGGTCTACCTCACAGAGTACTTGCATCCCTCGGCAAAATGTACGGACCAATCTTCACTCtaaatcttggtgctcatgaagCTCTGGTAGTCAACAGTGCAGAAATGGCAAGAGAGTGCTACACCACCAACGACAAGTCGTTTGCAGACAGACCCAGATCAGCTGCAGTTGAACTTCTCGGCTACAATTTTGCGAGCTTTGGATTCGTTCCTTATGGTCCTTACTGGCGAGGCTTGAGAAAGATAGCCGTGCTTGATCTCCTTTCGCCAAGTCGTCTTCGGATGCTTTCACATGTTCGGACCTCCGAAGTGAAATTCTTGATGAACGATTTATATAAAGTTTGGGCGGAAGGCAAAGGGTCTACGGGAAAGGTAGTCGTCGAAGAAATGGAGAAACGATTTGAGACGTTGGTATTTAATGTGGTTCTGAGGATGATAGCAGGGAGACGATATACGACTGGTGATAAAGAAGGTGATCATGTGAAGAACACCATCAAGGATTACGTCCATGAACTGGGGACAGTGGTGGTTGGTGATGTCATTCCTTGGCTAAGATGGTTGGATTTCAGTTTCCACAGAAAGGTAAAGAAAACCGCTGAAGAATACGACGTTATTATGGAAGATTGGTTAAGGGAGCAGAGAGAAAAAATGAGTTCTGGGAAGCCTGTGGATCCCAAAGACGAAGTTTTTGTGGCATCATTGCTGACCCGTTTGAATAGCGAACAAGACAAGGATCTTTCGGTGTTCGATAAAGGAACAATTGTGAAAGCTACATGCTCG ACGATTATAGGAGGCGCAGCAGACACAACAACGGTGGCTCTAACATGGACGCTAGCTTTGCTGGTGAATCACCCTGAGGTGCTAAAAAAAGCCCACGAAGAAATCGAGACACATGTTGGAAGGGAGAGAGTAGTGGAAGAATCAGATTTAAAGAACTTTGTCTACCTTAACGCCGTCATCAAGGAATCACTGCGTTTATACCCACCGGGTGCAATCATTGCTCCTCACCAGACCGTTGAAGACTGCATTGTGGCGGGTTACAAAGTTAAGAAAGGGACGAGACTGATGGTCAACCTGTGGAACATCCAACGTGATCCAGAGTTTTGGCCCCAACCGGAGGAGTATAAACCAGAAAGATTCTTGACGACTCAGAAGGACATTGATGTTTGGGGTCAGTCGTATGAGTTCTTTCCATTCAGCAGCGGAAGAAGAACATGTCCTGGAATAGGATTAGCAGTTCAGTCTATGCAATTGACACTCGCCACTTTATTGCAAGGCTTTGATTTTGAAACTCCAACCGGAGAACCTACTGATATGAGCGAACACTACCCAGGGATGATAACCTCTAAAGCTACTCCGCTTAGCGTTCTCATCTCACCTCGATTAGCACCCAATTTATACAACTAA
- the LOC111876241 gene encoding protein JINGUBANG: protein MPEDERRIKMSSLREKTASLPPKISSNAVHNSDPNLSANFNFPANDDDDGYNNRRSDASANEPNRISCDASPITMSPWNQTTPFQSSPWLSGAADSSGHQKNDFVGSIVREEGHIYSLAATGDLLYTGSDSKNIRVWRNMKEYTAFKSNSGLVKAIILSGDKIFTGHQDGRVRVWKKNRKNPRNHKRIGTFPTFFDVLKTSMRPKNYVEVKRKCTTLWIKHCDAISCLSIEEGEGLLYSASWDRTFKVWQTSKSKCLESVKAHDDAVNSVISTKSGLVFTGSADGTVKVWKREGKGKTMKHHHVETLLNQECAVTALAVSKNGSIVYCGLSDGLVNFWEWEKQLSHGGFLKGHKLAVLCLASSGNLLLSGSADKTICVWKREGNVHNCLSVLTGHTGPVKCLAVEREDGSSSGDGKLVVYSGSLDKSVKVWNVSEKSPETQQMVTMPSLKEFAVL from the coding sequence ATGCCGGAAGACGAAAGGAGAATTAAAATGTCGTCGTTGAGGGAAAAAACCGCTTCTTTACCTCCAAAAATCAGCAGCAACGCCGTGCATAATTCTGATCCTAACCTCTCCGCTAATTTTAATTTCCCGGCCAACGACGACGACGACGGCTATAACAACCGTCGCAGCGACGCCTCCGCCAATGAACCCAACCGTATAAGCTGTGATGCTTCACCTATTACGATGTCACCCTGGAACCAGACTACTCCTTTCCAGTCATCTCCTTGGTTAAGTGGTGCCGCCGACAGCTCCGGTCATCAAAAGAATGATTTCGTTGGGTCTATTGTCCGGGAGGAAGGCCACATTTATTCACTTGCAGCCACCGGTGATTTACTTTACACCGGATCCGACAGCAAAAACATCCGTGTGTGGAGGAACATGAAGGAGTATACAGCGTTTAAATCCAACAGTGGGTTGGTGAAGGCTATTATTTTATCCGGCGATAAGATCTTCACCGGCCATCAAGACGGGAGGGTTCGTGTTTGGAAGAAGAACCGAAAGAATCCCAGGAACCATAAACGCATCGGTACATTCCCGACGTTTTTCGACGTCTTGAAGACGTCGATGAGGCCGAAGAATTACGTGGAAGTGAAGCGTAAATGCACCACGCTCTGGATCAAACACTGCGACGCTATTTCTTGTCTTAGCATCGAAGAAGGAGAAGGTCTTTTATACTCAGCTTCGTGGGATCGAACGTTCAAAGTTTGGCAAACGTCGAAATCGAAATGTTTAGAGTCAGTGAAGGCGCACGATGACGCTGTGAACTCCGTCATCAGCACGAAATCCGGCTTGGTGTTCACCGGATCGGCGGACGGGACTGTGAAAGTCTGGAAACGCGAAGGGAAGGGGAAGACGATGAAGCATCATCATGTGGAGACGCTTTTGAATCAAGAATGCGCAGTGACGGCGTTAGCGGTGTCGAAAAATGGTTCCATTGTGTACTGTGGTTTGTCCGACGGGTTGGTTAACTTCTGGGAGTGGGAAAAACAGTTATCTCACGGCGGTTTTCTCAAGGGCCATAAGTTGGCGGTGCTTTGCCTTGCATCCTCCGGAAATCTCCTGTTAAGCGGCTCAGCTGATAAAACGATATGCGTGTGGAAGAGAGAAGGGAACGTCCATAATTGTTTGTCGGTGCTGACGGGGCATACCGGACCGGTGAAGTGTCTGGCGGTGGAGAGGGAGGATGGGTCGAGCTCCGGCGACGGAAAATTGGTGGTTTATAGTGGCAGTTTGGATAAATCAGTGAAAGTATGGAATGTGTCGGAGAAGTCGCCGGAGACGCAACAAATGGTAACGATGCCATCTTTGAAGGAGTTTGCCGTGTTGTAG